A region of Myxococcus stipitatus DSM 14675 DNA encodes the following proteins:
- a CDS encoding tyrosine recombinase XerC: MTNLSPLLEKFRVHLEDEKGSSPHTVRNYLIDLVDFERYLTERMKLSLLAGTHAAIRGYLGTLSVDHAPASRARRLASIKSFYKYLVRQKLLPASPAKLVKSPKLPKALPKVLPVEEVFALLDVHDLKSVLGLRDKAILELLYGGGLRISELCSLDLLDVDRRGRIIRVMGKGSKERLVPVNAQAIRALEAYLARRGELLAEPHPTQAPEAIFLNFRGGRLTPRSIRRHLDAHVLKCALARKVSPHALRHSFATHLLGGGADIRSIQELLGHASLSTTQRYTHVTWEQLQQVYDAAHPRA, translated from the coding sequence ATGACGAACCTGTCGCCGCTCTTGGAGAAGTTCCGGGTCCACCTCGAGGACGAGAAGGGGTCGTCACCGCACACGGTGCGCAACTACCTCATCGACCTCGTCGACTTCGAGCGCTACCTCACCGAGCGGATGAAGCTGTCGCTGCTGGCCGGGACTCACGCCGCGATTCGCGGCTACCTGGGCACGCTCAGCGTGGACCATGCCCCCGCGAGCCGCGCCCGGCGCCTGGCCTCCATCAAGTCCTTCTACAAGTACCTGGTGCGGCAGAAGCTGCTCCCCGCCAGCCCCGCGAAGCTGGTGAAGAGCCCGAAGCTGCCCAAGGCGCTGCCCAAGGTCCTGCCCGTGGAGGAGGTGTTCGCCCTCCTGGACGTGCATGACCTGAAGTCCGTGCTGGGCCTCCGGGACAAGGCCATCCTGGAGCTGCTCTACGGCGGCGGGCTGCGTATCAGCGAGCTGTGCTCACTCGACCTGCTCGACGTGGACCGTCGTGGGCGCATCATTCGCGTCATGGGCAAGGGCAGCAAGGAGCGGCTCGTGCCCGTCAACGCGCAGGCCATCCGCGCGCTCGAGGCGTACCTGGCCCGCCGGGGAGAGCTGCTCGCGGAGCCCCATCCCACGCAGGCTCCGGAGGCCATCTTCCTCAACTTCCGGGGCGGTCGGCTCACACCCCGCAGCATCCGCCGCCACCTGGACGCGCACGTGCTGAAGTGCGCGCTGGCTCGCAAGGTGAGTCCGCACGCGCTGCGCCACTCCTTCGCCACGCACCTGTTGGGCGGCGGCGCGGACATCCGCAGCATCCAGGAGCTGCTGGGCCACGCGAGCCTGTCCACCACGCAGCGCTATACCCACGTCACCTGGGAGCAGCTCCAGCAGGTCTACGACGCCGCCCATCCCCGGGCGTGA
- the hslV gene encoding ATP-dependent protease subunit HslV: MFHGTTILCVRRDGKVAIASDGQVSLEKTVMKNTAKKVRKLGEGQVLAGFAGSTADAFTLFERFEGKLKEHQKNMARACVELGKDWRTDRFLRRLEALLIVADREKTFILSGAGDVIEPDYGIAAVGSGGPYAFAAARALMAHTQMSARDVAHQSLTIAGEIDIYTNSHISLEEL, encoded by the coding sequence ATGTTCCACGGCACCACCATTCTTTGTGTGCGGCGCGACGGGAAGGTCGCCATCGCGAGCGATGGCCAGGTCTCCCTCGAGAAGACGGTGATGAAGAACACGGCGAAGAAGGTCCGCAAGCTGGGCGAGGGGCAGGTCCTCGCCGGCTTCGCGGGCAGCACCGCCGATGCCTTCACCTTGTTCGAGCGCTTCGAGGGCAAGCTCAAGGAGCACCAGAAGAACATGGCGCGCGCGTGCGTCGAGCTGGGCAAGGACTGGCGCACCGACCGCTTCCTGCGGCGCCTGGAGGCCCTGCTCATCGTCGCGGACCGGGAGAAGACCTTCATCCTCTCCGGCGCGGGTGACGTGATTGAGCCGGACTACGGCATCGCCGCCGTGGGCAGCGGAGGTCCGTACGCGTTCGCCGCCGCGCGAGCCCTCATGGCGCACACCCAGATGTCCGCGCGCGACGTGGCCCACCAGTCGCTCACCATCGCTGGTGAAATCGACATCTACACCAACTCCCACATCTCTCTCGAAGAGCTCTAG